AACAACAATAATTGGATTAATACTAATTGTATCATCAATATTATATAATAAATTAGCTGGCAAGTAGCCAGCTAATATCTCTATAAGTTACTATAAAACTCTGATAGCTTAGTAAAAATAATTCCAAGAGCCATTGCTCCTGCATCAGGAAAGTTAAGACTTCTCTCCCCAACATAGCTAGCACGACCTTTATTCGCAGTCATTGTTTTAGTTTTTTCTGCTCCCTCTCTAGCTGCTTCTGCTCCTTTATTAAAGGCATCAGAAAAATTAAGTCCATTTTCAGCGGATTTTCTTAATGAGACAGCTGTGGGTATTAAAGCATCTAAAAGAGTCTTATCTCCTAACTGGGCATTTCCCCTTTTTTGTATTCCAGCGACTGCAGACTCCATTAAATCAGCAAATTCCCCCAAGTTTAACTCTGTTTTTCCCTTTGCAGACTTTCCCGCTGACCTAAAAGCAGATCCCCATATAGGACCAGATGCACCACCACAAAACTCAGTAATTATCATTCCTGAATCCTTTAAGAATGAACCAATATTATCCTTAGAAATATCTTCCCACTCACTATTTAACTGTTTAAAACCCTTAGCTACTGACATACCAAAATCACCGTCTCCAGCAACTGAGTCTAGTTCACAAAAATATACTTCATTATCAATGATAATCTCACCCATTTTTTTAATAATATTTACCATGTTTTCAGTTGTAATTATACTCATAATCTCTCCTATTTTTTAAACGCTAATGTATCCGCCTTAGCGTCATACAGGGATTTAAGTTCTTCATCTAATTTTAAAATGGTTAATGATGCTCCAGCCATATCTAACGCTGTCATATAATTACCAACAAGGGTGTCGTAAACATTTATGTTTCTCTCTTTAAGTAGTTTAGATACAGAGTTATTAAATACATATAACTCTTGTAAAGGAGTACTACCAAATCCATTTATCATAACAACTACTTCTTTATCATCATTAGGTAACTCTTTTAAAACTCTCTCAACACACTCTAGGGCTAACTCATCAGAACTCTTAACCTTCTCTCTTGCAACTCCAGGTTCACCATGAATTCCAACACCAAACTCAATCTCATCCTCTCCTAAAACAAATGTAGGAGTTCCCTTTGCAGGAACTGTACATGATGTTAGGGCAAAACCAATAGACTTTACATTTTTGATAACCTTTTCAGCTATCTCTTTTACTTCTAATAATTCAAGCCCCTTCTCAGCTGCTGCTCCTGCTATTTTATGTACAAAAACAGAACCTGCAACACCACGTCGACCAACTGTATAGAGACTATCCTTAACAGCAACATCATCATTTACATAGACTTTTTCAACTTTAATATCATCATCTTCATCTGCCATTTCAACTGCAGCTTCAAAGTTCATAATATCTCCAGAGTAGTTTTTAATAATTAGTAGTGTTCCCTTTTTTGATTCAGAGTCAACAATTGCATTGTAAACTTGAATAGTAGATGGAGAGGCAAAAACATCTCCACATACAGCTACATCTAACATGCCCTCACCTACATAACCTGCGTGGGCTGGCTCATGTCCAGAACCACCACCACTTATTAGAGTAACTTTTTCACTGTTAAACTTTTTTCTAGTTAATAGTTTATATCTTTTTTTAAAATTAAGCTGATTAGGATGAGCGGCAACTATCCCCTCGCACATCTCAACAACTAAATTTTCTGGTTTATTTATTATTTTTTTCATTCTATCTCCCTAATTTATCCGCAGTATAAATTGCTGCAAAAACATCATCTGAAGTAACTTTAAACGGCATGTTATGTATTGTTTCATTCTCTGCACAGGAGAGTTCTGCTACCGCTCTTACTTTTTCATCTGTAATAACATTAACTCCTAAATCTCCTAAACATGTAGGTAGTCCAACAGATTTACAATATGATAAAACCTCATCTAACTCACTTTTTGGTGCATTTTCTAAAACTAAATGAACCAGAGTTCCAAAGGCTACTTTCTCTCCATGGAAAAACTTATGTGTCTCTTCTAGGGCTGTTAAACCATTGTGTATTGCGTGGGCTGCAGCAAGTCCAGATGATTCAAAACCCATTCCACTTAGAAGAGTATTTGCTTCTATAATATTCTCTAGTGCTTGGGTTACACAGTTACTCTCTGATGCTGCAATAGCTTTTAAAGAGTCCTCTAGTAGTGTCTCATAACAGAGTTTTGCAGCAGCTACTGCTAACTTAGTACTCTTACCACCTGGGATATTGTCAGCAAAGGCTCTTTCACAAGCTCTTGCTTCAAAATATGTTGATAAAGCATCTCCCATACCTGCTATTAAAAATCTAGTTGGTGCTTTTGAAATAATACCTGTATCTACTAAAACTAGGTCAGGATTACTTCTATAAAATCTATACTCCTGAAACTCACCTTTCGCATTATATACAACAGATAAAGAGCTACATGGTGCATCTGTTGATGCAATAGTAGGAATTGTAATAACTGGTAACTCTTTTGAGTGGGAAACAGCTTTTGCAGTATCTAAAGCCTTACCTCCACCAAGTCCAATTATAACATCACAACTGTTTTCATTATTAATATTAATAAGTCTTTGAACTTCTTCTGTTGTACACTCAAGATTGAAACCACCATAAATAAGTTCAAAATCACACTTATTTGTTGCTTCATCTAATATATGTTGGACCCTAGATTGATCATCCTTTGAAGCAACTAATAGTGCTTTTTTACCAAATGCTAGAACATACTCTCCAAGATTAGCTAAAGCACCATTATCTTGAACATACTTTGACGGTGAAATTAATATTTTTTTCATAAACAATATCTCCTATATAAGTAAATTATCCCACGGAATTTACCTGCTGGCATTGAGTTATAAAGCTGAGATAGAGTAATTATTAGGTGTATTTTTTTAATATTTTGTGAAATAATAGTAACTTTATGCTCTTATGTGCTTTAAATTACTATTTAAAGATCTAGATTATTTCTATAATTTGATGGAGTCTTCCCTATATATTTTTTAAACACTTTAATAAAATAACCACAATCTTCATATCCTAAATCTAGGGAGATATTTACAATAGGTTCATCAGTAGTTTCTAACATCTCTTTTGCTCTTTTTAACTTAACAATATTAACATAACTAGAAAATGTTTCCCCTGTCTCTCGTTTAAAAATTTTACTAAAATATCCAGGGCTTATATTACATAAATAGGCCATCTTTTCCATATATATTTTATCCCTAAAATTATCTTCTATATACTCAAGGGCCGGTTTTAGTAAACTTAATTTATTATC
Above is a genomic segment from Thiospirochaeta perfilievii containing:
- the dhaL gene encoding dihydroxyacetone kinase subunit DhaL, with the protein product MSIITTENMVNIIKKMGEIIIDNEVYFCELDSVAGDGDFGMSVAKGFKQLNSEWEDISKDNIGSFLKDSGMIITEFCGGASGPIWGSAFRSAGKSAKGKTELNLGEFADLMESAVAGIQKRGNAQLGDKTLLDALIPTAVSLRKSAENGLNFSDAFNKGAEAAREGAEKTKTMTANKGRASYVGERSLNFPDAGAMALGIIFTKLSEFYSNL
- a CDS encoding glycerol dehydrogenase yields the protein MKKILISPSKYVQDNGALANLGEYVLAFGKKALLVASKDDQSRVQHILDEATNKCDFELIYGGFNLECTTEEVQRLININNENSCDVIIGLGGGKALDTAKAVSHSKELPVITIPTIASTDAPCSSLSVVYNAKGEFQEYRFYRSNPDLVLVDTGIISKAPTRFLIAGMGDALSTYFEARACERAFADNIPGGKSTKLAVAAAKLCYETLLEDSLKAIAASESNCVTQALENIIEANTLLSGMGFESSGLAAAHAIHNGLTALEETHKFFHGEKVAFGTLVHLVLENAPKSELDEVLSYCKSVGLPTCLGDLGVNVITDEKVRAVAELSCAENETIHNMPFKVTSDDVFAAIYTADKLGR
- the dhaK gene encoding dihydroxyacetone kinase subunit DhaK, whose amino-acid sequence is MKKIINKPENLVVEMCEGIVAAHPNQLNFKKRYKLLTRKKFNSEKVTLISGGGSGHEPAHAGYVGEGMLDVAVCGDVFASPSTIQVYNAIVDSESKKGTLLIIKNYSGDIMNFEAAVEMADEDDDIKVEKVYVNDDVAVKDSLYTVGRRGVAGSVFVHKIAGAAAEKGLELLEVKEIAEKVIKNVKSIGFALTSCTVPAKGTPTFVLGEDEIEFGVGIHGEPGVAREKVKSSDELALECVERVLKELPNDDKEVVVMINGFGSTPLQELYVFNNSVSKLLKERNINVYDTLVGNYMTALDMAGASLTILKLDEELKSLYDAKADTLAFKK